In the genome of Segatella copri, one region contains:
- a CDS encoding WD40 repeat domain-containing protein: MKKTTFAIAWLLGCTLGLSAQEAETPKPHDTKVKLSKTADGFANYYSGYYYYHGGEIFNMRNYPMFAGNKISSLRINPSGTSYAFIDNKKDKNSVDVYSLIYKDTRQGKVGTTKLFKPLAICYSPDAKFLYVMGSDKKIHIYTTRKTQEVKNFDVNETASRLDASPNGFFLIASSANKIQVINMENQSVRTTIDLKAELKDIAFSSNSKQMAVLTADGTCDVYDTKTFKVSKHFDAMGIAEKCYFHPENKYLAIVTGEQRVALLNLLNDDDRQYIDAKDADIKYINFTKNVKNEFYLVYATSNGITFTPVGFLSPNRQEKLKDELNSRMDEWMKQMDGESLDDYKVRVNEQTRLNQMRLFETEIATNMAENLLTSSDVKLGNYNADMNMLTLDFNNMPSIYLTVPASELEGMDVSNLEFTNTKYGLNDKDEFELVYTEVVNKKTGKKYVFDNTERKSLAFLESDDNFVPFEQLQGAKMEELKLEEIKNKILKNAQEQNVISDHTKIDVHTKVVNGTDASGKNIFNYDVDVSYTVDEAFSAKDDFAPGKFKAEESNAAQAMLAIVKKALEEDFSKYMVAGKQVKVQITGMADALPFSRTVAYDGCYGDFDQEPVHKNGELSNITVTKATGISQNEQLAYLRAMGVKNYMEQNIPELQKMKADYDTYIEVSENKGGEYRRIGVKFTFINAF; the protein is encoded by the coding sequence ATGAAAAAAACAACATTTGCAATAGCATGGTTGTTAGGATGTACACTCGGCCTCTCTGCACAGGAGGCCGAGACTCCTAAACCCCATGATACAAAAGTAAAATTGAGCAAAACAGCCGACGGTTTTGCCAACTATTATAGCGGCTACTACTATTACCATGGTGGAGAAATCTTCAACATGCGTAACTACCCAATGTTTGCCGGTAATAAGATCAGCTCACTTCGCATCAATCCTTCAGGCACATCTTACGCCTTCATCGACAACAAGAAAGATAAGAACAGCGTAGATGTATACAGCCTCATCTATAAGGATACAAGACAGGGAAAAGTAGGAACCACCAAGTTATTCAAACCGCTTGCCATCTGCTATTCTCCAGATGCCAAATTCCTCTATGTGATGGGATCCGACAAGAAGATTCATATCTATACCACCCGCAAGACACAGGAGGTTAAGAACTTCGATGTAAACGAGACAGCATCTCGCCTTGATGCAAGCCCTAACGGATTCTTCCTCATAGCTAGCTCCGCAAACAAAATACAGGTCATCAACATGGAGAACCAGAGCGTGAGAACCACCATCGACCTGAAGGCAGAACTGAAGGACATTGCCTTCTCTTCCAACAGCAAGCAGATGGCTGTACTCACAGCAGATGGAACCTGCGATGTATATGATACCAAGACTTTCAAGGTGAGCAAGCATTTTGATGCCATGGGCATCGCTGAAAAGTGCTACTTCCACCCAGAAAACAAATACCTGGCTATCGTTACCGGTGAACAGCGCGTGGCACTCCTCAACCTGCTCAATGACGATGATCGCCAATATATTGACGCCAAAGATGCCGACATCAAGTATATCAACTTCACAAAGAATGTGAAGAACGAGTTCTATCTTGTTTATGCCACCAGCAACGGTATCACTTTTACCCCTGTGGGCTTCCTCTCTCCTAACCGTCAGGAAAAACTGAAGGATGAGTTGAACAGCCGCATGGACGAGTGGATGAAGCAGATGGACGGTGAGTCGCTCGACGACTACAAGGTACGTGTCAACGAGCAGACCCGTCTCAACCAGATGCGCCTCTTCGAGACAGAAATCGCTACCAACATGGCTGAGAATCTGTTGACATCATCAGACGTGAAACTCGGTAACTACAACGCCGACATGAACATGTTGACCCTCGATTTCAACAACATGCCAAGTATTTACCTGACCGTGCCTGCAAGCGAATTGGAAGGCATGGACGTAAGCAACCTGGAATTCACCAACACCAAGTACGGCTTGAATGATAAGGACGAATTCGAGCTTGTCTATACCGAGGTTGTGAACAAGAAGACTGGAAAGAAGTACGTGTTCGACAATACCGAGCGTAAGTCGTTGGCTTTCCTGGAGTCTGACGATAACTTTGTTCCATTCGAACAGTTGCAAGGTGCCAAGATGGAAGAGCTGAAGCTGGAAGAAATCAAGAACAAGATCTTGAAGAACGCCCAGGAGCAGAACGTCATCTCCGACCATACCAAGATTGATGTACATACCAAGGTGGTAAACGGCACAGATGCATCGGGTAAGAACATCTTCAACTATGATGTGGATGTATCTTATACTGTTGACGAGGCATTCTCTGCAAAGGATGACTTTGCACCAGGCAAATTCAAGGCAGAAGAATCTAACGCCGCACAGGCTATGCTCGCCATTGTGAAGAAGGCTCTCGAAGAGGACTTCTCCAAGTATATGGTAGCAGGGAAGCAGGTGAAGGTGCAGATTACCGGTATGGCTGACGCCTTGCCATTCAGCCGCACGGTGGCATACGATGGCTGCTACGGCGACTTTGATCAGGAGCCTGTTCACAAGAATGGTGAGTTGAGCAATATCACCGTGACCAAGGCTACCGGTATCAGCCAGAACGAGCAGTTGGCTTACTTGCGCGCCATGGGCGTGAAGAACTACATGGAGCAGAACATTCCTGAACTCCAGAAGATGAAAGCCGACTACGACACTTACATTGAGGTTTCTGAGAACAAGGGTGGCGAATACCGCCGCATCGGTGTGAAGTTCACCTTCATCAACGCATTCTAG
- a CDS encoding transposase → MTIQRKINFTQMERYGTHCEQTYRTNFNRGRAKCIDWVKFNLALCRRYLNMDGLLAIAIDPSYISKSGKKTPHIGTFWSGCASSMKHGLEIMGLALVDVHANSCMMLRAHQTPSTGELKMRNMTLVQHYIAVIKRYKKDLLKVTDIVVADAFFSIRPFVDGIKECGFHLVSRFRDTASLYYVYTGPRSNKPGRPKTLDGKINYKKLDLTRMAELHIEGLEGTAYTLIAYSKALKQKVRLVIWVMPNGKHKLFFSTKTSMSGEEVLRTYRSRFQIEFCFRDAKQYTGLTHCQARHKNQLDFSYNASFASQNVAKVMMKENELPYSMASFKEIMASTYIAKLIFNKCRRIPNRKLISHTIKELFGWQRKAA, encoded by the coding sequence ATGACGATACAAAGAAAGATAAATTTCACTCAAATGGAGCGTTACGGCACCCATTGTGAGCAGACCTACAGAACGAACTTCAACCGTGGTCGTGCTAAATGCATAGACTGGGTGAAGTTCAACCTTGCCCTATGCCGACGTTACTTGAATATGGATGGTCTATTGGCTATAGCCATCGATCCGAGCTACATCAGCAAGTCGGGTAAGAAGACTCCGCATATCGGTACTTTCTGGTCCGGTTGTGCAAGTTCCATGAAGCATGGGCTTGAAATCATGGGGCTTGCACTTGTCGATGTCCATGCCAACAGTTGCATGATGCTGCGCGCCCATCAGACTCCATCTACTGGAGAATTGAAAATGCGTAACATGACTCTCGTGCAACATTACATAGCGGTCATCAAGCGTTATAAGAAGGATTTGTTGAAGGTCACCGATATTGTTGTCGCTGACGCTTTCTTCTCTATCCGTCCGTTTGTGGACGGAATCAAAGAGTGCGGTTTCCATCTTGTCAGCCGCTTCAGGGATACTGCGAGCCTATATTATGTGTATACGGGACCTCGTTCCAATAAGCCTGGACGTCCCAAGACACTTGACGGAAAAATCAACTACAAGAAACTTGACCTCACACGTATGGCAGAGTTGCATATTGAAGGACTTGAAGGCACAGCCTACACACTCATAGCCTATTCAAAGGCATTGAAGCAGAAAGTGCGCCTTGTCATTTGGGTTATGCCGAACGGAAAACACAAGCTTTTCTTCTCAACAAAGACATCCATGTCGGGTGAGGAAGTGTTGCGCACATACCGCTCAAGATTCCAAATAGAGTTTTGTTTTCGCGATGCAAAGCAATATACTGGTCTTACGCATTGCCAAGCAAGACACAAGAACCAGTTGGACTTTTCCTATAATGCATCATTCGCATCACAGAATGTTGCGAAAGTGATGATGAAGGAAAATGAATTGCCGTATTCCATGGCTTCTTTCAAGGAGATTATGGCAAGCACATACATCGCTAAATTAATTTTCAACAAGTGTCGGAGAATACCGAACCGAAAGTTAATTAGTCATACTATCAAAGAACTCTTTGGCTGGCAACGTAAAGCTGCTTAG
- a CDS encoding IS4 family transposase codes for MFQDKYVFAQLTAFLNRTQFNNYVRKYDGNRYVKHFTCWNQLLAMMFGQLSNRESLRDLIVALEAHRAKQYHLRLGRNTIVKATLAYANQTRDYRIFEDFAFYMMKEACKKRETNILNIPGKKYAFDSTTIPLCLATFPWAKFRSKKGGVKAHVLYDVEAQVPAFYTVTTASKHDSTAMSSITYEPNSYYIFDRAYDTFKELYKIHLTGSYYVVRAKTNLKYKMVKWKRRMPKNVLTDAEVKLTGYLSEKKYPESFRFIRYYDEEDDREFTFLTNAKHLSALDVANLYKKRWLVELFFKWLKQHLKIKRFWGTTKNAVRIQISVSIITYCLVAIVHHDMQLKRSTYEVLQILSISLTDKTRLRDLFDKTIFNDVKELDYPLFKGLFD; via the coding sequence ATGTTTCAAGACAAATATGTTTTCGCTCAACTTACTGCATTTCTGAATAGAACTCAGTTCAACAACTACGTACGCAAGTATGATGGCAACCGATACGTGAAACACTTCACTTGCTGGAACCAGCTTCTTGCAATGATGTTTGGGCAACTGAGCAATCGTGAGAGTTTACGTGACTTGATAGTTGCGTTGGAAGCTCATCGAGCTAAGCAATATCATCTGCGGCTTGGACGTAATACTATCGTAAAAGCAACTCTTGCTTATGCCAATCAGACTCGTGATTACAGGATTTTCGAAGACTTTGCATTCTATATGATGAAGGAAGCTTGCAAAAAGCGAGAAACCAACATTTTGAATATACCAGGAAAGAAGTATGCTTTTGATTCGACAACTATTCCGTTGTGTCTTGCAACTTTTCCATGGGCAAAGTTCAGAAGTAAGAAAGGAGGAGTCAAAGCACATGTCTTATATGACGTAGAAGCACAAGTTCCAGCTTTCTATACTGTGACCACAGCATCAAAGCATGATTCTACAGCAATGTCTTCAATTACGTATGAACCAAATAGTTACTACATTTTCGATAGGGCTTATGATACTTTCAAGGAACTTTATAAGATTCATCTTACAGGTTCCTACTATGTAGTCAGAGCCAAAACGAACTTGAAGTACAAAATGGTAAAATGGAAGCGAAGAATGCCAAAGAATGTACTAACTGATGCAGAAGTAAAACTAACAGGATATCTTTCCGAAAAGAAGTATCCTGAATCATTCAGATTCATTCGATACTACGATGAAGAAGATGATCGTGAGTTTACTTTTCTGACGAATGCAAAGCATCTTTCTGCGTTGGATGTCGCGAATCTATATAAAAAAAGATGGTTGGTTGAACTATTTTTCAAATGGCTAAAGCAGCATCTTAAGATAAAGAGATTCTGGGGCACAACGAAGAATGCTGTACGCATACAGATTAGTGTTTCCATTATCACTTATTGTCTCGTGGCTATTGTGCACCATGATATGCAATTGAAACGCTCGACATATGAAGTTTTGCAGATTCTAAGCATTTCATTGACGGACAAAACCCGTCTAAGAGATCTATTTGATAAGACTATTTTCAACGATGTCAAAGAACTCGATTATCCCCTTTTTAAGGGACTATTTGATTAA